A window of Tachypleus tridentatus isolate NWPU-2018 chromosome 7, ASM421037v1, whole genome shotgun sequence genomic DNA:
ctcttttaccaacgaatagtgggattgaccgtcacattataacgttcccacgactgaaagggcgagcatgtgtgatgtgacggagattcgaacccgctatcctcagattacgagtcgattgccttaaccacctggccatgccaggccgagtacatgttaattttcaaaacactttatttcattaatgagttaaagcgtgcgactgtaatccgagggtcgcgggttcgcatccgtgtcgcgccaaacatgctcgtccttttagctgtgggggcattataatgtgacggtgggTGGACTAGCTGcgctagtcctacactgctaaattagggacggctagcgcagatagcccttcagtagctttactcgaaattcaaaacaaacaaaaaataattcacgGCAGAGGCCATACATTTAGGAGAACCATTAGAAGTGTcataatgttttagttatttgtttcattCAGTGAATAAAATTCTGCTTGTGAGGTTCATTGTGTCAATGAAGTTAccaatttttctatttaaaaaatgaaaacaatttgttACAAGTACAATTTTGAAACAGGTTTGAAACTATTTACACAACTGCACACCTCTACATACATCTTAAAGAAAACTCAATCATGATTACTAAAGTGagtgaataataaattatcataataatttaaaatagtaaaactgGAGTATAAGTAAAGAATGTGAGTGATAAGAAAGTGTtactatttattgaaaatatgtacaattatataaaataataaatacgcAATTAAAACAAAAGCCTTTCCAATGAATGACCGAATCAAAGCACATAAAAACAAATgcatttacttaaataaaaagcaaaataaagttAAGCCGTTTCAAACTGATCAACATGAGTGcatttatataacaaaacatggtaAACCTTTTAAGGAGAAAATTCAAAgctatgtgcatatatatataacagaaaattaaattaaaatgtctatgtatatataacgaaagaaataacaaaagtaaaataatcaaatatgaaTAGTTTAGACGACATATTTACACAATCTACATCAAAAAATGGCGCTGTTACTCTTGATGATGGAGCTTCCTAGTAGGTACTGGGCAGTTGTTTTGACTTGTCTGAAGTTAGTGGAACCGCATTTGATATCTTGACAAGGGTCTGCTCCACTGATCGGTTAGTGAAGATGATGGTTATTGGTTGGTCCGTTTTGGTTAACTTCTCTGGCTAACTTGATTTCATCATGCTGGTAGTTCGTCATGTAGTGAAAAAACTACTAATTAACTGAAGAACAAAATAGCCAAAGTATTAAAAATTCAATCTTATGCAGCAAAAGCCTAGATTGAAAATGTAAGATTGGATGAATTCATATAGGTAAAAAAGTCAACATCGAGTGTAGGTTGAAAGGGGTCATATCTGTTTCGTTACAGCTATTACTTCTCCCTAAAAATTACGTTTAGAGGCTAAGTAATCAATGGATTACCTTGGTTGAGAGACATTCCTACGGGGTTCACATTTGCTCACACTCTAATCACcaatgaaacttttattaatgaCGTACATTGAATTCACGCCCAATAGATTTCATTAGGTCTCTGCTTAATGAATACTTTTCTTAACCAAACTACTCTGTTCCGTTTCCATGATAAATATCAGTACCCTTACCCTTTGACCCAAATCCATTCTTACTAGTACCGTTTAGTTATTATATAAACATCATTCCATAAGGAAGGAATGCAGTCGATACTGCAAAATTGAATCACATATACACGAGTAAACTTGTGTTAGCTCATACTTTTATCATTAGAATCCATTAACCTGTTTTTCGTTTCATGTTAGAGTCCTTCTTCTAGTTACAACCTTAATACCAACTTTGGTAGAATTTACAAACACAtgagtattttatgtttattcattctACACCTTgtagtaaaacaattttaagaaaatatttaaaagtatttcaatctgcataattgaaaatattctatttaattaGCATAAACACTTGTAGatctagtttattttaatttttagtacttAAACTACTGTTTTCAAATTTCAGTTACTACTGAAAATTTTGCTAACttataagaattttgttttaatccAGTCGAAATATCTCTTACTATTACgaaaaaacaacatacagaaaTTTGTTTTGATTCGGAAATACAGTGAATTTCTCACACTGTGAGTCTTTTCATTGCTCTTACTTTTCCGTGAAATTTCGAGTCCGGCATACACAGGTGGTTAANNNNNNNNNNNNNNNNNNNNNNNNNNNNNNNNNNNNNNNNNNNNNNNNNNNNNNNNNNNNNNNNNNNNNNNNNNNNNNNNNNNNNNNNNNNNNNNNNNNNNNNNNNNNNNNNNNNNNNNNNNNNNNNNNNNNNNNNNNNNNNNNNNNNNNNNNNNNNNNNNNNNNNNNNNNNNNNNNNNNNNNNNNNNNNNNNNNNNNNNNNNNNNNNNNNNNNNNNNNNNNNNNNNNNNNNNNNNNNNNNNNNNNNNNNNNNNNNNNNNNNNNNNNNNNNNNNNNNNNNNNNNNNNNNNNNNNNNNNNNNNNNNNNNNNNNNNNNNNNNNNNNNNNNNNNNNNNNNNNNNNNNNNNNNNNNNNNNNNNNNNNNNNNNNNNNNNNNNNNNNNNNNNNNNNNNNNNNNNNNNNNNNNNNNNNNNNNNNNNNNNNNNNNNNNNNNNNNNNNNNNNNNNNNNNNNNNNNNNNNNNNNNNNNNNNNNNNNNNNNNNNNNNNNNNNNNNNNNNNNATAATACTTGATATAAAAGTTAGTTAAACAATAAAAGTGATTATACACAAGATATTAATGAGCTAACATTTGATCAAGTTATCATCTCAGGAGAAATGTAGACATGTCACTGTATTCTGCCAATCATATgtgttataacaaataaaatatactataaaagatctttaacttttatctttagtattatttatttctgttcatCCTTTACTTGTTGaaataaaatctgtaattttGCACACAGATGCAATGTATAACCCAAGTTATTAATTGTATTagcaaatttcattaaaatgtggAACTAGAAAACCATAAATAGATATTACTTGTGCATATCCTACCTTACGTGCATTTATATTTCAGTTGCACAAATTGAGAGATGTGTGTTCCAACTCTTTAGCCAAGTGATCTCACTTCATAAAAATCTGCGATGGacttcatatttattaaataattttaatgtcttcTTCTTGTTAATTATAGACCTAACTTCAACAAAGCATACTGACATGACAgcttaaaattatcaaaatgtaacAATTACGGTCAATTAATTACTGCTGCTAGCTACCTGCCATCATACAGACGATACTTGCTTTGTATACATTTGTCATTGTACCCAGCTCTCCAGCAGCTATAATAGTTTTCATATGAGCAGCTCCACATGCTTCTTTCATCATTTGCACCTCTTTGTATATACCTGTTCAATATGAGGCACATAAACACAGTTATCATCTGtacttttcaaatatataacattgtatacatggaataaaatatcctaattaaatactgtaaaaataaaaccatcCAATGTATACTAATACACTCACTAGTGGCCTCAAACAATGAAGCTTCCAACCCAATCCAGTAAATTTTGAGAAAAGAAAGGTAAGAGGATTTTACTGAAGTTTACAAGCTGATCTGGAGGATATGTAGGATTAAGAACTCTCATTCCTTTGTATTGTATTCTGAAGATGATAGGAAGAAGGAAACGAATGTAGAGATTTGGAAAAGACAGGATAAACTCcagttataaaaatgattttactaACTAGATTACTAAATTGTGAAATAAGTTTATGTTGACAATAGTGGAGACAGCATTCTACATAGTTTAAGAAGGGAATCAATGATTTCCTGAAAGTAAAGAGAGGATATGAAATGGGGAACAGACTTGATGGAACCAAATgatttcttgttgtttgtaggTTAACATCATCATAACTAATGACTGTTGTAACTAGCAATCAATCTTCTACCTGCTTTTTCTGCAATTTTTAAgtcaaacttacaaacaatgatAAGAAACACAAGTTCCaatcagtgatatatatatattgaatgaaGCTCTATGAATCATCTATATAAACTTTGCAGTATCATAGTACAAACCATAGCCTCTTGAAACAAAAGCAAAATGGAACATTTATACCACTTATTgtaagtttttcttattttcaaaactaatatttatattgaaagtGATAGATTAGGCTGAAAAAGGTCCCACACCTTCCCAGTTTCCTCCGAGGGCATAATTTCGGTTAATTACAATGTCTATTTCTTGAGCTCCATCTGCAACAGCTCTTTTGATCTCTTCTAATCTTGTCTCCAAAGGATATTGACCTGTTGGAAAGCCTGTAGCTACAGCAGCTACTGGTATCTTAGCTCCTAAGAATTTAAGGGACTTTACACTGTCAGCAACTCTTGCAGGATATACACACACTGCTGCTTACAGTTAAACCTTTGGGAAAAAAATACAGTGTACAAAATGACAGTTTtatggtttgtttaaaataacaactgAAGTAAGTTGAATATACTGAATCACACGTACACTAAGATGAAATAAGGCAATTCAAGGCTTACCAAAattaataatctaaattaaatttttaattacttacAATTTTGTACAAATGACAcacaaaaagaaatttcaatgaaGGAATTCCATTTAGAAACGATTTAGTTTTGTACAGCTTGtgtgtacaaaaaacaaattgtgtgtgtgtatgtgagagAGATACACACAAATTATtggcatttttattaaattaatactaACTTGTGAAGGGTGAACTTGATAGGTCAACTGACTTTTTGTTACCTTGCTTTTTCTATAAGATTCTTGTAAAGAAGTCAGCTACTGCATTTTCTGAATCTCTAGAGCTAAATCATTCACTTTATTTGTAAcagtatttttcaaatatatttcactttatgtgaatatatatattctgttaaaACTGAGTAACTAGTGAAATTTGGTAAATATTAACCATCATGTAGTTAACCAATTCAGATGATCAACTTGaattaatgagaaatcataatggCAATTTTATGGTCAcatggatagttggaataatgaaaagtcatactataatggaacagTTACTTATATGacagtagaatttttttttttttaataatgtaatgtgcaacccccaactttacaaaatttttatCCTGCGTACATGTGGATTTGCAGTAGGGGTCAAAAGCAGATATGATTTCAAGAATACTTCCCACATCGATCCAATGCACTGGCACCATCTATAtcaatataatagtactgtctgttgtatgtccatttaAATACTTTTCAGGGTGTGGATATATGAGTGTTTTGCAGGTTGTTTTTTTCACCACTACTTTTTGCtcttgttgatggatcttcaccagatttggcatgaaggtttgttgagtcCATGAGGAGATAAAACCAaatttgcagtttcacattttgtgttttgctgtgtCTATAGgcatttttggtttttttttaaattatatataaaggaaacaacttttcatgtcctaagataatctttcattaatcatggaTTTGCATAACTTCCATCCAAGGTACTGGTATATCCAGCTAATAGTAATAAATGGAAACATTAATTTGAATTAGTTGATAACTTTTATGGCATAAATTGATTTAATTGCAATTTCTTTTCAATGATTATTTTATGTGACATTAATAagagtaatttataatattaatcacGTTAATTGCCCAGTTCTAGTACTGATATATTAGATATGGGAAAAGATTTTAAAGATTCAAAGACCTTTTGCAAGAATACTTGTGTGTACATGTTGATATCAGACATTGTACTGAATTCTGGTCAAACCAagtaaaaagtattaattatCATAAATACATATCATTTTAAACTAACTTTTCTGGTCAATATCCATAGCATCACACAGATCTTGTCTGACAGGATGAACAGCCTTGTGACACAATCTCTGAACATTTGTGAAAGTGTCATCTCCAGATAATGTTGTTAAATCAATACAAGAAATAGCTTTCAAAAGCCAGGCAGCCTGAAATATTAAGGAAGTGTTGAAGaaacaaatagtaaaattgaTTTAAAGTACTAATACATAAGACTGAAAAttgattttatcattaatatacacAGCATTAATTCTTTATAATACAAATGAATGTCAAATTTATCAATATCGTACATAAGCTATACTATCACAAATAAACCAAGCtcagttaataaaattaatagcACTAAGTTagtatacataaaattaaaaaaatcttaatctTAAgcagctttaaaaatatattttaattcaaataatttttttttaaatgtacaataaactAACTGGATAACCACAGGAAACATAGTCCAAGTTGAAAGCCAAATAGTCTTATAGTTGTATAAATGATGAAAAGAATTCTTTAGACAAATATCCATAGAAATAAATCCAATTATGTTTGATGTTCTTTAAGTTTGCAGCTGATTAAAGATCATGTACCCCAGTTGGAGATCTAAAGGTCtttgataatataaaatcattaatttcaTAATGTACTCTTTAGCTTAGgcttctaaagaaataaaaaaatattccagtgatagatcatatttttattaagtggTCCCAGAGAATTATAATTTCCAGCCACAGAAACATGGcagttgtaaatatataaatcttacataaataaattactaaCTGATACACACTaaacaataaattgaaaatacCTACAGCTCTAATACATGTTGAATTTGCATAATTTATTTCAAGGCAACTGTACTTCCACTAATTTGAAATTAGCTTTAAAAACATTGCAAAAAGCACTAAAGCTGTTGTATGTCAACTGTCAGCAATCAATGAGTAAATGTTAAAACTGAAACTAAGATGATGGTTCAAATTGACTGGACCAATAAGGTTCAGTAATACATCAAACAGTACCTCTCTTTATGCTCTTCTTTGATTTGGCCAGTTTCACTGGACCCAGAAACATTTACTATTTCAAAACACACAAGactttaaaaccatttaaaattattttcagtcaCTGAATTGACAGGAACAAGGGTATACAGTAAACTTGGTGTTGTAGAGTGCATGATGAATAAATCAATACATGGATATCTGTCCAATTTAATCTTAGCATATAAAAAATTGATAACTGGGAATTGTGAACAGCTATGTATTGCCCTTCATTATGTCATCAGTTGTAAGCACACTGTCCTGACAACAGTTTGCTATACATCATATCATTGAGTGCAGCTAGGAACAATGTATCAATTACATCATGGCATGTGGCAGAATGGATAGATATACTACTGATATGCACCTGTCAATCACAGTATTTGAAGTTTACAACCAATGTGATTTCAAAATTTCACCTATTTTTTCATAGGTACATAAATAAGCTTGTATTTCCTAATTAACATGTGATTACtgacaatttttattatatttacccaTGTGAATACATGTATAAGAGTTTGAAATGGATGAACATTAATGGAAGTACATTTTATCTTGCCTTGACATGGGTGTCATGCTGTATCACACTACCAGATAAAGCAATATATCACTGACATTTTGTTAACATTGTTCCATATGAAAGGTTAATTTACATGTAATGATtcaaattacttttcattaattatgaactaaataattaaacttcTAGTGCAAATAATCTAATATGTGACTTGGAATCCAAGGATGTGTGaaggttttgttattttcattatttaaatatcattgaaAGCCCTATCATCAAGTTGCCTATGTTGTGGCTTCACACTGAAATTGGTTTCAAATGCTAATTTGAATGTTTCACTGTTGCAGAGTGGCCAGGTACATTttgtgaattaataataataaaaaatgcattCAAGGCTCCattgaatattatttacataattgttTGTTCACAGCTCTAAaggaaatttgaaatatttgctaAATGAATTAAATCTGTGGCCTCACTGTGGTAGTTTCCATCTCACCattcttaagaaaactaaataaaacgaATGTATAATATTACATCAATCCATTATACCTTGAAATTTGAAACCTATTTTGCAAATTAACTTAAGCCTATAGTAGCTACAAGTGTGATGTTTAAGCCCACTCGACAAATTTTAATCACtatcattttaaaaacataacttgaAAATAAGACAGAATTGAGGGTACTGGAGAAGCactaaaattcaaagaaaaatacCCTATAAATTGGATAAAAGTACTttaataattactattattatgtaATGTGTACCCTAAGATAACccatattattactattaggttGAATAAATtcctttaatatatttgtgttgatacTTTAAGTGCATAATACAGATTCACAAGACGTAACCTAATTAGAATATGATACGATAACTATTTTAGGGTAATAGCGTTATTGTCACACCTGACATTCTTTCTTCACAGCTCGGCGAGTAGGTATAGCCTCCGCTCGACGTTTAACTGCTGACAAGTTGATATTAACTCGTTGAACCCAGTCGAGGtctttggtttaaattattaaaagttagaTAACAAGTATTTGGCCTGTTTTAATTCTACTTCTGAATTTTTAGTTAAGTAGTGAAACAATGCATTATATTTTCGTAAATATAAGTAATACAGTTTGAACATTGCATCAACTATACTTCTGCTTCTTTAGAATAGCTTCTCCCGAGTTTGATCATTAGTTAATATACAACAATTATAATGtacataatttttacaaaatacaagttacaatcagaaaaaattaaaattcaaacataACGGTACATCTgcaataacaaaaagaaaaaaagaaagacatcACTGAAATGTTTCAAGAAGTCACAGAGAAAAATCATAACTGAGTATATCGTTTTAATAAGCTTTTCATCATCTTTGCTAACGTTAGCCTAAAATTTGTCATGAAATGAAAGAAGACTAACCCAAACCACAACCATGATTTCTAGCCGCCATCTTAAGATAGACCTACGTACTTAATGGTTTTAAGGTTCTATTTGcgcaaaaaatattacatttgagAATTCGTTTCAAAAATCATGAGAATGGATCATGTTACAAAAATGCTACTTTAAGTAGAATTTACATTTGCTTATGCTATTATATGTCTTCAAATACGATTATAATTTATTGCTCATCaaagaaaaagatattttaatatggaGATAATCAGTTAAATCGATTGATATTGTTCTAAGATTAAGCattattttgaagaaaacaaaacaacaaaaacaaacaggtatGTCCAGTAGCGAATTAAAAATTCTTTAGGCCTTAGGCAAGATGGAACGTAGACCTGTGGTATattacatctaaattaaaatagcATTGTTCCTACTAGGTTTCTTGACCAATTAGTGAAGAAATCCATTTCGAACAGTTTCGAAAACATTTCTCTCTCATAGTTTGTTTCTAAAAGTTTCTAATTAAAATCATCTATAATTATGACTTCGTTAACAGCCGAAATCTTAATTTCACTGTAATGTTTCTCATTAACTTTATGAGTATCATATGATGATCTGTAACAAATTACCATCAAAAAACCTTTtcccctttatatccactaacagGACCCAAATATATTGAATCACCTTGCTATTATCTTTTATATTCTCAACTTCAAAAAGGTGTAACTCACATttcacatataaataaatttctctATTTCCCTTTAGTAAATAACCTATAAccttttatttcaaagaaatttttcTGATCAAAACTGTCTATATTCAACTGGTTCATTTATTCCAATTACATTAGTTTGCTACCAGCGCTCTAaaggtttctattttatttatcatatggCCAAgagcgtaaagcgtgcgactcgtaatccgagggtcgtgggttcgtgcccgcgtcgcgctaaacatgctcgccctcccaaccgtggggggtgtataatgtgacggtcaatctcactattcgttggtaaaagagtagcccaagagttggcggtgggtggtgatgactagctgccttccctctagtcttacactgctaaattagggacggctagcatagatagccctcgagtagctttgtgcgaaattccaaaacaaacaaacaattatttatcatacttctagtattacaatagtaacaattaaacctTATTCTTAATGTATGTTCTTGTCTAAACAGCAAAAAAATATACTGAAGATAAGCACAATGCTATTAAAACGTTCAATAGTTATAAAGTCTTAACACAATGAAATGccacttttaaatgttttgtggATTGTTAGTTTAATTCAACTGAATATGATGAAACTCTGAATGATATTATGGAATATGAATAAATGTAACTAACTagaagtttatttattatcaaatgaAGAACTAGATAGTTACatgaataacaataaagtaaGATTTAATATCTTGCAGTGAGTTACCGGGATTATTAAGCTCTTACAAACTGTAAATAACTGATCTTACACAAGCACTAACAATTACTTATGCaacaaaaagtttataaatataatgagtGTCTTGACGATTCTGCTACTTATTCATTTA
This region includes:
- the LOC143256777 gene encoding deoxyribose-phosphate aldolase-like isoform X1; the encoded protein is MAARNHGCGLDLDWVQRVNINLSAVKRRAEAIPTRRAVKKECQAAWLLKAISCIDLTTLSGDDTFTNVQRLCHKAVHPVRQDLCDAMDIDQKTGYTSTLDGSYANP
- the LOC143256777 gene encoding deoxyribose-phosphate aldolase-like isoform X2, which gives rise to MAARNHGCGLDLDWVQRVNINLSAVKRRAEAIPTRRAVKKECQAAWLLKAISCIDLTTLSGDDTFTNVQRLCHKAVHPVRQDLCDAMDIDQKTKSSAAVCVYPARVADSVKSLKFLGAKIPVAAVATGFPTGQYPLETRLEEIKRAVADGAQEIDIVINRNYALGGNWEGIYKEVQMMKEACGAAHMKTIIAAGELGTMTNVYKASIVCMMAGS